A genome region from Triticum aestivum cultivar Chinese Spring chromosome 2B, IWGSC CS RefSeq v2.1, whole genome shotgun sequence includes the following:
- the LOC543365 gene encoding peroxidase precursor yields MAASASCISLVVLVALATAAAGQLSPTFYDTSCPRALATIKSGVMAAVSSDPRMGASLLRLHFHDCFVQGCDASVLLSGMEQNAIPNAGSLRGFGVIDSIKTQIEAICNQTVSCADILTVAARDSVVALGGPSWTVPLGRRDSIDANEAEANSDLPGFNSSRSELEAAFLRKGGLNTVDMVALSGAHTIGQAQCSTFRARIYGGDTNINAAYAASLRANCPQTVGSGDGSLANLDTTTPNAFDNAYYTNLMSQRGLLHSDQVLFNNDTTDNTVRNFASNPAAFSNAFTTAMIKMGNIAPKTGTQGQIRLSCSRVNS; encoded by the exons ATGGCCGCCTCTGCGTCCTGCATTTCTCTAGTGGTGCTCGTGGctctggccacggcggcggcggggcagctgTCGCCGACGTTCTACGATACGTCGTGCCCCAGGGCTCTGGCCACCATCAAGAGCGGCGTCATGGCCGCCGTGAGCAGCGACCCTCGGATGGGCGCGTCACTGCTCCGGCTgcacttccacgactgcttcgtccaA GGCTGCGACGCGTCTGTTCTGCTGTCTGGCATGGAACAAAACGCTATCCCGAACGCGGGGTCGCTGAGGGGCTTCGGCGTCATCGACAGCATCAAGACGCAGATCGAGGCCATCTGCAATCAGACCGTCTCTTGCGCTGAcatcctcaccgtcgccgcccgcgACTCCGTCGTCGCT CTCGGGGGGCCATCATGGACCGTCCCTTTGGGGAGAAGAGATTCCATAGATGCAAACGAGGCGGAGGCAAACAGCGACCTTCCAGGCTTTAATTCTAGCCGCTCAGAGCTCGAGGCGGCATTCCTCAGGAAGGGCGGCCTCAATACGGTCGACATGGTGGCCCTATCGGGCGCGCACACCATCGGCCAGGCGCAGTGCTCAACCTTCCGGGCTCGGATCTACGGCGGTGACACCAACATCAACGCGGCCTATGCGGCGTCGCTTAGGGCCAACTGCCCCCAAACAGTCGGCTCCGGTGACGGCAGCCTGGCGAACCTGGACACGACGACTCCCAACGCGTTCGACAACGCCTACTACACCAACCTCATGTCACAGAGGGGGCTCCTGCACTCGGACCAGGTGCTGTTCAACAACGACACCACTGACAACACTGTCCGGAACTTCGCTTCGAACCCAGCGGCGTTCAGCAACGCCTTCACGACGGCCATGATCAAGATGGGCAACATCGCGCCGAAGACCGGGACGCAGGGCCAGATCAGGCTCAGCTGCTCCAGGGTGAACTCATAA